Within the Montipora foliosa isolate CH-2021 chromosome 11, ASM3666993v2, whole genome shotgun sequence genome, the region AAAACGAGTAGGAATAGGACCGAGTCGCAGATCAGAAATCTGGAACATTCTCGAACTGGTGCATTCGTACGTGAGAACTCAGGTTGTTTATCTCAGAGCATTTTATTTGTTGATTgccttttctttgaaataactATGTTCGGAGGTAATTTGGAATCAATTCAATAAAGAGTATGGTCATCTAAAACAGTGGTAATTAAGTCCACGAGGCGGGTTTGTGCGAAAGCACCACACGTGCCTCGcttctaaagaaaaaaagaaaataaacgaAGAGGAGCTGAAATGGGAAGACGAAAAGCGTGAGCTTGATCCATAGCTAAAGAGGTTCATACGATTTGAAGAAAAATCAATTGAGGTGAGCTCGTGCGCCTTTTCGATCGCAGAACACAGGCGCTGTTGTCTTACTTTGTTTCTTTCCTTCGCAACGCAGACGAGTCTTTACAAGAAATGGGAAACTTCTGAAAAAAGGCGATCGGCTGAGAAGACCACAGTTGGCTAAAACACTTCAACTTATCGCTGAGGCGGGCAGTGCAGAACCATTCTACAACGGACCAATGAGCAAAGTTCTTGTGAAAGAAGTCCAGGCAGCCGGGGGGATTTTGACCTTGAACGACCTTAAAAACTACAACGCGGTTTTTCGCCCGGCGTTAAGGAGCAAGCTGGATGACATGACAATATTGAATTGCCCTCCACCAACTTCTGGACCAGTACTGGCTATGACTCTGAACATTCTTGATGGTAAGGGGACCATTAAACTCTATGTTTCTGCCACACTCAGCCTTTTTTTGGATTGAAATACAGATTTATTGGTCAATCGCATTAGAAGCTCCTTTTCCTCATTTGAATACTTAAGCCTTCCTCACTTTAGatgttaatttttaaaatgaggAAACACGAATTAAACGCGCGCGCTGGGAAATATTCCACGTGCAAGGTTTCATCAAAATCAGCGCCGGTTCGCTTTGGACGTGTATCCTCATTTTAAATCATGTTTAAAAATGCAACATCtaaactgatgaaggcttaagtATTAGCCAAACGTCTTGAAAGCAACATGTACTAAAAAACACAGTCAGCGTCAAACTTCCCCTGACAACAATTACAGTATTTTTAAACAGACGCCAAGGATGCTTTCCACTATGCACTTCAATCCGACCGGTTCAGCCATGCAATCAATGTGGACCACCTTCAGAGGGGGTCCGAAAAATTCCGGTCGCTCCAAAGCGAAACctacctttccatttgacttctGATTGGaatttccgaaaattttagCTCAATGGAAAGCACCCCAGTATAggccaggggcacccaacgtcaattttcggaaaatatctattcggaagacgatttgagatctagaattttcggaacatttgttgtaaaatttcttgcttgcctgcctctcctaggattttcgaacatctaaaacatggaataattgcccattttgaacggatttttacccaaaaaaagaatagaattttcgggagccttttttctggctgaaattttcgaaaaggtaagttttgatccctataattttcggatcactagactttcagctagggaatccgaaaagatgaaaaaaattaggggataaaaatatgcctatatctaccgtttaaatacttgaaaatacgtttaacaatgctatgtttaaatGGCTTTGAACTATAttgtcgttgggtgcccctgataggtggtttgcaaccaatctctagagacacagataacaatgttaaaaatgtacaattgcttgtggacgaacaaaacgagctaatgagagatcttttgttttcgtccaccaacatggcgccgATGACGTCACGCGAAAACCTCCTATGGTTGTGATAATTATGCATGTTTACTTACGCCCTGCTTCAGTGTTAAGTCAATCACTTTCAGCTGAGGCTTCTCTCCTTCCTCTTCCTATTCCAAAAGggaatagatcgttttcactgtcacgcaataaaaaaataaatcgaaagccatccagtggaaaaagtcaagaattcgtgatgttgtagaagataaatgaagaagccacttctccaagttttagacccgtgcgtttccccaaacttcagatatttgtcgaaatgtttcgcagaaatttacagagcccagtatgaaaacgccatgttggtgcacatctgtggtgcaccaatatggcggccggaaaatagcgtcaacatctgttacttactttggctatctaggcgagtgatcatctgtactgaacagacagctatttacttaagcacttttcctaatgctttaaattctaaaaaggctcaaaaccatgagataaatatatatttctcaataaacttgatcgtcgcctcgtgtcacgcaccgctataactcagaaattcaaaatgctctggtttccaaacgaagcacgctattgagctttaaaattgcaaatggatacaaatttaccgcctcttatgcctgatgaggataaaagcTTTCGTGGcactttagttttggattttagagaatgatgacgtcacgtgaaaacgatctacaTCTGTAACACAATTCTGGCTACAATCCTCAGCTGGATACTTGTTCTGAGACTCATCTCACTTTTGAATTTCACAACTCCGTCACGCATTCTGGCGGAATTTACAGGATATCGACTTTTTTCCCACTAGGATTCAAAATGGGAGAGAAAGATCTGGAAGAAAATCCAGTAAGAACGTATCATCGTATCATTGAAACTTTCAAGTTTGCGTACAAGTATCGTTCCATGTTAGGAGATCCCGTTTACGAGAAGGATGTCAACAAGGTGTGTAAGTGACGCTTCCCTGACTAAACAACAAAGCACTTTCCTCCGATGAAAATCGTTGATTGTTGTAATTAAAGCCCCGAATTTATGGCATTGTTATGGTGCCGTCAGATACTGTCCAAAAAGTGCAAGCAcatgtaattagatgcacgcatATTTTAATATGCGTCACGAAATGTCCCCTATCTCTTGTCCCCaaactcgtgtctcggaatacagacaataggccattttcgacatatcaatattcagcttgataataaggcagtgaggacaaaaacaatagaaacacgttggaatgaatgtgaaaaatatttacatatcatgcactttcctttgtctttgtcctcactgcctcactatcaagctgaattttagcATATCGAAAAAGgtcaattaacgtcacaaagtgcccATTAAGTAAGGAGAAACTGTTGCATTTACCCTGACCTTAAAccaacgctaacctttaccctacCCTTATTGTTAGAAATGCTTGAACttaaaagggacacttcgtATTGGAAGTCAAAATTGGAAAGCATCTAACTGATAACTTGCATTTATTGGATGTAAGTGCTACAGTAATTCCAACAgaaaatagaccactttcgatatattaaaattcagtccgaaacaaaaggcatcatctcgaggctcaggggaataaatataaggatttgtatgagtttattccccagagcctcgagatgatgccttttgtttcggactgaattttaacatatcgaaagtgggctattaaaCCTTTAGCTTTGGCCACTGTTATAATATAAACcaaacatattttaaaaatgatgtTAACTTCTCAAGTTAAGATATGTTTTCACGCAGTTTGTAATAAGAAGCATATGCAGCAGTtccagaaaacttgaaaaaatccaCGCGACGACTTTTCTTCAACTGCTTCATTTCCCACGATGACCTTTCGCTTAGAAAGTCGTTTGATATACGCAGTTGAATGCCTGTATCGTTCATCGTAACCTTTTCTTCACAGTTCTCAAAACTTCAACCGTCAGACGCCCAAAGAGTTCCTCTTGAATTTCACCACGTATTTAACACCAACTGATCGTTCCCGGGGCTGCAGTTGCATGGCTCTCAGCGGAGAAAAACCCTGGAGACGAGGTTGATTTTGCATACCATTTAAAACATCACCGCCACATCGAGAATTACTTCTCCAACTCGTTTCGAGCACTGTTCGGGATTTCTTCCAAGCCGTGTACGAAGTGTTCTGTACTGAACGGTCCTATGGTCCTCTGGTTTACCGACACATCTGAGAAAAATACAGAACGCATAACCATTTTCAGATTTCGGTCCAAAGGAAGCACTTTTTCtccagttatttaaagacccgaCGAGCTTAACATAACAGAGTGCCATGTGATTGTGATCAGTTTTATCACCCCTTTTGATGTAAAGGCTATTCGTTTTTGAAAAGAGTGTTGAGAATGCGAAGCAAAGGAGGGaagtattttcatttttgtcttgaaGCAGTTCACACCGCCAGAAAGTGTTGGAGGCAAAATGAAAAGCGCCCCCTTGGCTAGCATTCTTTAAATAGCCGATCTCAACTGAGTGTTTGACCTTGAGAATTGTTTTTGAATCTTGCCTCTAGACGGTCAAGGAAATGATGAGTACTGAACTTGCAGATGAACTTAGACACCTCATCACGGATAACGAAACACACGCTCCAGGTTACTATGGTAGTCCACGGTATCACGTGCCAATCAAAACAGGTACAACACATCTGTCTGTATTGGCCGCCAATGGAGATGCTGTGTCTCTTACTAGCTCCGTCAATGGATAGTGAGTatgcttttcttgttttgttttcagaagtGGTGATAGCTTCCGCTTTGCTTCCGCCATTGTAccctgggtttgattcccatagTCGACGTcacatgtgggctgagtttgttaTTGTTCTATTCTGGATCCCGTTGCTTGAAAGCAAAACGTTCCGGTTATAGACAACTAAAATTTTCGTTATGTTTAAACCCATTTCCCGGCCTAATAACTCGCTTCTTCTCTAGACTCcctaatattttgttttttcggCAAATAGAGAGTATTTTTAGAGAGTATAATTGCGCTGTGTCGGTTGTGTTGACTCGTAATTTTTAACTCATCTTTTTTTAGCTTTGGAGCAAAGTTCTTATCAAACAAGCTTGGTTTTGTCTACAACAACGACATGGACGACTTCAGCTCGCCGAACGTAACAAACGAATTTGGTCTCCCACCTTCACCTGTCAATTACATCAAGCCTGGCAAGAGACCGCAGTCCTCGACGGTGCCTGCGATCGTCGTGGACAAAAAAGGCAACGTGTTGATGGCAATAGGCGCTGCTGGGGGTACAATTATCACAACGTCAGTGGCGCAGGTTAGAGTGATTATGATGAGGAGAAGAGGAAAGTTTAAACTAAGCTACAGCGGTTCAATTAGACATGCGTAACGAGCACCGAGTCTTTCTCACCTCGCTTAAATTCATGCGCCCTTCACACCAATGAAACATCCTAAAATATTCGCAATGTCTGCGTGACGTTTATGAAACGGGAACAAAATGTTGGTGCACTAACACGTGCCAGATGGCAATTTTGTCTTCTGCGCCAAGGAATACCTGGCCGATTTTTACAAGCGAGGCTTAACCCGTGAAAGAAGTTATTTCAGTAGTTGGAGATTTGTTAGGAATAAGTTCTGTTCCCTTGATTATTATTTAAGCTTCTCATGGATATTCATATTTCCTCTCCGCTTTAATCGCAAAACTCGTGTTCCTTTATGCTCCGACGTGTCGTCTACTTTGTGTCTAAACCTTTTTTCGTCACTTTGTTTGAACAAAGCTTAAAGTTCATCGCCACGTAGTTAGCTTAATTATGTTTGAAACCCGGTTTTGATAAGTGAGCTCGCTGTGTGAATTCTTCGAACTTCGAAAATTATGAATGAAACCGCTTCTCACCATGCATGAATGACGTTTGGGTGTGATATTAGTCATTAGATCCACTAGGGGTCTGTGGATTTTAAATGGAATGGCACAGTTAAAAGGGCATAAGAAGTATTGTCCGTAAATTCACTTGCCCACAAATAAAAAGCCAGAACGTGTTTACTTTGCAGGCAATTATGAACTACTTTTGGTTCAAAAGGGATTTGCAAACTGCTATCACCATGCCGCGAGTCCACGATCAACTCTACCCAAGCTCTGTGTTTGCGGAGACTAAATTCCCGACAGAAGTAGTCAAAGGACTTGAGGCCCTTGGGCATAAGGTATTAAAACACTTTGCACTCTTTCAAAGCCAACTAGGAGAGACCGGTTTAGTGTTCATCCGCAAAAATTAACTTTCCAGTATCGAAAGCAGTGGAACTAATAGGTTTAAAATGAACATAATATTATCATActgaagaaaaataattgcGCGAAAGCCTAAGAGATTAATGACAAAACTTCAACGGTTGCGAAAATGTGGTTGGCGTTGGAGGTGTTACGATGAGCGGATCACGTCTACGATCGAAGTGATGCGAAGCGATTTAAAACGTTACTTAAAAGTTCCCTCCTCATAAGCATTTCGCATGGCCTGAAAATTGTTCGACTTAGCAACCACtatctttctgtagttaaggtTGACCCCCTTAAACATTGCTTTTCAGGTTGAAGTGAGTGACGTCAGTCATGGAGTTGTTCAGGGCATTGTAAAGAATcctcacaaattcaaaatggttgATAGCCACGGCAGACGGAAAGGATATGTATATAGTTTGATACCTCAAATCTACGCTGAATCTGACTACAGGAAAGGAGGACAGCCGGCTGGATATTAATCGACGCTGTTATCAACCATCCTTTGCTAATTTATACCTTAATCGCGTAGCCTCGGATGTGTTCAGTACATGTTTAACACGATTTCGTTTGAATGGCAAAACGAATAACAGTTCAATggcatagtttttttttacagcCGTGCAGAACTACAAGAAAATACAACTGTTTTCATTTGCACCGAAAGCCGCGGGTGAGATCATTTCGACATGGCAAAGGTTAAAGAATTCGAAAACATCAATTAAAGTTTTTTTACACCCTTGCAGAACTACAAGAAAATACAACTGTTTTCATTTGCACCGAAAGCCGCGGGGGTCAGATCATTTCGACATGGCAAAGGTTAAAGATTTCGACTGGGACAACAACTAAGGCCGGCTTTACACTACTAGAGCACAAAAATCTGGCACGGCACTCCGTAATCTCTGTACCGTACGGATGTTTTTCGGGAACGGCGCGGTACATTTTTCGTTTGTAAACAGAACAAACAACGCATATCTGTGGAGGTGTGCTCTTTGCTCCAAATACTGGTACCGTTCTCCTGTTTGGAGTACCGTGCCAATTTTTTTGCGTGTGTAAAAGGGATTTTAGCCGGCTTAATAAAGTTTTACCTCAACAGCTAAATCTAcaacaaaatttgaaagtatGTAAACGAGTGCTTCCATGATAATTCAAAGCTGCAAGAAAGGAGTCTGTTCCCTTTTATCTTGAGTTTAAAGTTTGGTCAGTAATTATGTCTAAAACTGTTAAAGGCAActtccacttcaacaaaaaaaaactttaagtcACAGGAAATATCAGTCAAGTCAgtctaaagtattttcaaagaaagtgtttgtatccgaaataaataagttttagaatcgcctatttttgttttcaaatttcgcggacgccgccatcttgaataattgtgacgtgttacggttgccctttTGTcatgttattagacaaaagcactttttgtcagaacaatagggcaccCGTatcacgtcacaattattcgaAATGGCTGCGcccacgaaatttgaaagtgaaaataagcgattttaaaattcacttttcttgatatatacactgttttaaaaacaaatttcgaacaaatttttaggtaaacatatttttcttcggtttaaacttgttctgtagtaagagtggaggttccctttcaAGAAAAGTCAAATGCATCCCGAGCAAAGTGAGCGCACGGCTAAAGAAATGTGATTGACCATAAGAACAattgactgatgatgtcattgaGCCCCGTTTTGTGTGTGGTGGGAGTGttgatcagtttttttcttgTACCTCACGCCGTGGCTTTTACCATCATTTTAAACCTCAACTTAAAGCGCACCTCGATCGAAATATAGCATCAAACCATAATTAAAATGGCTTCATTTTCTACTTGtggtatagagtgttttcacccacgtgatcagtaaccttgtttttccaccgaaacaaaaagaaaacgtttgcatgataatagagctcaattcccggaggttTAGTTgggtgcaccaacatggcggccgttccattgtttaggaacaccaacatggccgccgtgacgtcacgtgaataCACTGCATCGTATCCTTTTACATTGCTAATATGAAAGACAACTCAAACCGCGAATAAAAGGACAGGACCGCCGACCAGTTGGCTTAATTGGCTGAGCATCTGACTACTGTATATATGTGCGGGAAGTCGCGGGATCAAAACTCGGCCCGGACAAACACTCAGGGTTTCGTACTGACATCTGCAAAATTATTGGTTTCATTCTCTAGTGCTCTCACAAAAGGAAGATAAACCGTAGGGCCCGTCTTagaacccttcaatgttcataaccacgcatgtgggacattaaagaacccaaacactattcgcaaagagtagggtatGTAGTTCCCGGTCCTGTGGTATAGTTACATTGCCGCAAGTTGTTAACAAACTGCAAAAGGTTAATTGTGTGTCCCTCTCTAAACAACGTTATCGTATGTTATCGTAGACAGAAAGAAGAGGGCGAATAGAGACGTTGGGCAAACCGgatttttttaaccaaaaagtACAAATTGTGAAACTGTTTGCAACTCTTACTTGAAGTGCATATGTTCCCACTGGTCACGAAAAGTTACAAatcgattttttaaaaaattcctttggtttcgtttttttttcgttcttaCTTGAATTAAGTTGGTCAAGTATTTCCCATGGATTTTCGTGTCCCGTTCGTACACTATACCCcattggaaaaacaaaatgctttGCGTTTGATAATTTCTTATTCgtcttaagggcccactgacggaTTTTCCGCGCGTTGCtagggaagtgaaatgttacttccggtgactgacgtcatcatatagTGAGCTGACGAGAAAACCcattcacaagcaaaaatcaccgcacgaaatattgtttgcatcgaaggtttttcctcgcccttcctcacgctcattctcagatcaactgcgcatgcgtaaacaaactgacttccggtttaagaaaaaacctaaatttccggcggtctttaaattgaattaattttttttcatatggcacgtttcacctccAGATACAGAATGTaggtaagcattgattttttcaaatcatcttttttg harbors:
- the LOC137975625 gene encoding glutathione hydrolase 1 proenzyme-like, with amino-acid sequence MLERKCTTTRSTRRYLRALLMFVAACSAVAGLGYVFSDTPLIENLRKRFMMGSPTKVKQPTKQFAYRHAAVASDNAECSKVGRNILKKGGSAIDAAIATTLCVGVINMHSTGIGGGGFMLVYDSHKRSAEMIDFRETAPEKSGVDVLKGDPMNGIRGGLAVAVPGELKGLEAAWKKYGKLPWKELFKPAISIAKKGFALPETVEIAINIWKDLLLKDKTFRRVFTRNGKLLKKGDRLRRPQLAKTLQLIAEAGSAEPFYNGPMSKVLVKEVQAAGGILTLNDLKNYNAVFRPALRSKLDDMTILNCPPPTSGPVLAMTLNILDGFKMGEKDLEENPVRTYHRIIETFKFAYKYRSMLGDPVYEKDVNKTVKEMMSTELADELRHLITDNETHAPGYYGSPRYHVPIKTGTTHLSVLAANGDAVSLTSSVNGYFGAKFLSNKLGFVYNNDMDDFSSPNVTNEFGLPPSPVNYIKPGKRPQSSTVPAIVVDKKGNVLMAIGAAGGTIITTSVAQAIMNYFWFKRDLQTAITMPRVHDQLYPSSVFAETKFPTEVVKGLEALGHKVEVSDVSHGVVQGIVKNPHKFKMVDSHGRRKGYVYSLIPQIYAESDYRKGGQPAGY